The Deinococcus seoulensis region CGCCCGCCACCCCGTCGTTCCCCTTGGCGCCCGTCCCCACCGGCCACTGCAGGCTGTTCCCCGTACCGACCTTGCTCTTCCATTCGGAGGAGACCTTGCTCAGGTAGTCGCTGAACACGAACGTCGTGCCGGACCCGTCACTGCGGCGCGCGACCGTGATGGGCAGCGGGGGAATGCTGACGCCGGGGTTCAGGGCGGCGATGGCCTTGTCGTTCCAGGTCTTGATCTTCCCGAGGTAGATGTCAGCCAGGACCTTGCCGGTGAACTTGAGGGGGGTGGTGACGCCGGGGAGGTTGTACGACGGCACGACGGCGCCGATGG contains the following coding sequences:
- the pstS gene encoding phosphate ABC transporter substrate-binding protein PstS, with product MKKLLTVAAALAMTSASAQGSVTGAGASFPFPLYSKMFAEYKKDTGVTVNYQSVGSGAGQKQITERTVDFAGSDNPMSDESLKAAPAKLLHVPTAIGAVVPSYNLPGVTTPLKFTGKVLADIYLGKIKTWNDKAIAALNPGVSIPPLPITVARRSDGSGTTFVFSDYLSKVSSEWKSKVGTGNSLQWPVGTGAKGNDGVAG